The following are encoded in a window of Onthophagus taurus isolate NC chromosome 3, IU_Otau_3.0, whole genome shotgun sequence genomic DNA:
- the LOC139429479 gene encoding uncharacterized protein has translation MSQYTEKLIELVKIYPILYNLSHEDYKNNSKKDKVWDQIGLKLNKDDTDHPQREAEFEVANDDSNLDEIISESEETMAQDITNRNISLQSEVVALKNCAIPSLTTSTVQSLINYFQTKRKQPELDEIDMLFLAHAKTIKTFSKKRQVMAKMKVSQVILQQELENLEESSTHQTQCNSSSVTSISYSDPNSPYS, from the exons atgtcacaatatacagaaaaactaatAGAGTTAGTTAAAATATACCCCATTTTATATAACCTATCACACgaagattacaaaaataatagcAAAAAAGATAAGGTTTGGGATCAAATTGgccttaaattaaacaaagacG ACACCGATCATCCACAAAGGGAGGCTGAATTTGAAGTTGCTAATGATGACTCGAATTTAGATGAAATAATCAGCGAATCAGAAGAAACAATGGCACAAGATATAACCAACCGTAATATTAGCTTACAATCAGAAGTTGTGGCATTGAAGAACTGTGCAATTCCATCGCTAACTACGTCCACA GTACAATCACTAATCAATTATTTCCaaacgaaaagaaaacaacCAGAATTGGATGAAATAGACATGTTGTTTTTGGCCCATGCTAAAACCATAAAGACGTTTTCTAAAAAACGGCAGGTGATGGCGAAAATGAAAGTTTCCCAGGTGATATTGCAACAGGAACTTGAAAACCTGGAGGAATCGTCAACACATCAAACTCAATGTAACAGTAGTTCCGTTACTTCCATTTCTTATAGCGATCCAAATTCACCTTATTCTTAA